GTGCGATTGCCACTGCCATGCCGATGTCGATTGCGATGGCAGCGTCGGCGTGGTCGACGTGGTGGGCGTCATCAATTGCGCCTTCCGCGGCGCGGCGCCCTTGATCGACGCCGGCTGCCCGCCGCATGGGACAACCGTCGCCGGACGCACCGATGTCAATTGCACCGGCGCCACCGATGTGGTCGATGTGGTCAAGATCAGCAACGTCGCCTTCCGCGGCGCATCTGCGGCCACCGAATTCTGCGATCCCTGCCAATGAAGTCGAAGGTCCCGCGGGTCTGGCCTTGTCAGACATGCGGGCCGGATGCCATCGCCAATCGCGGGCCCCAAAAGCGGCCCGCGATTGGCGACGGCAGGTCAGACAGGAATGTCCGACCTCCTGTCGTGTGTGAATTCCCCGCGTGAGAAGTACCCCCGGGCGGAGTCGAACCGCCGACACGCGGTTTAGGAAACCGCTGCTCTATCCGTTACTGAGCTACGGGGGCGATGCGTCACTCCGAATCATACGAGATCACCGAATACACGTCGTAATCGCGCAACCGGTGACGCCCGTCGAGGAAGGCCAGCTCGATCACCACACCGATGCCGCTGACTATCCCGCCGGCCTGTTCCACCAATTTGGCCGCGGCCGCCAGCGTGCCGCCGGTGGCCAGCAGGTCATCGATGAGCACGACGCGCTGGCCAGTGAGCACGGCGTCGTTGTGCATGTGCAGACTGTCGGTGCCGTACTCGAGCGCGTAGGATTCCGACAATGTCGCCCAGGGCAGTTTGCCCGGCTTGCGCATCGGCACAAACCCGCACCCCAGCGCAAGCGCCAGCGCCCCGCCAAAGATGAAACCGCGCGCCTCGATCGCCGCCACCAGGTCTGGCGGCTGGCCGCGGAAGCGGTCCACCAGCGCCTGCTGTGCCATGGCGAAGGCCCGCTTATCCTTCAGAAGCGTGGTAATGTCCTTGAAGACTATCCCCGGCTTGGGGTAATCGGGAATGTCGCGGATGCTGGCCTTGAGGAAGTCGAATGTCACACGCTCTCCTTTGCGTCAGAAGCGGACATCGAAAGTGTTGTAGGCGGGCTCATCGTCGGCCCAGCGCACATCGGCATGGGCGACGTTGGCGGCGGGCGGTCCGACCCGGACATAATGCAGGAATTCCTCCAGCGACGGGCGCGGTCCGACCGCTTCGATTTCGACGGTGCCATCGGAGCGGTTCTTGACCCAGCCGCGCAGATTGTGCTCCAACGCGCGCTTTTGCACAAAATACCGGTACCCCACTCCCTGGACCCGTCCGTCAATACGCACCGTCAGCCGTGGCATAGCGATTCCTCTCAAGCGGGCTGGAGCGCCTCCAGCGCCATGTGCACCGCGGATTTCGCGTCGGCGGCCACCCGCACCCGATCATCCGGACGCCAACTGCGCACCGAGACCACGGGCTTGCCCATGACCAGGGCGAGGGCGACTTCGGATAATGTGCCATAGGACCCCGGCAAGGCAATGACCGCATCGGCGGTGTGCACGAGAATGACATTGCGACCATGCGTCATGCCGCTGGCGATGGCGTAATCGACATGGCGATTGGCAACGCGGGTATCGATGCCGGGAACCACCGCCACCGTAGTCCCGCCTGCCGCCTTGCCTCCCCGGGAGGCGGCTTCCATGACACCTCCGAGGCCGCCGGTCAGGATGACCGCCCCGGCCGCGGCCAGCTCCCGGCCTACCTCCTCCGCCAGCGCCAGCGCGGCCGAATCGGCCTCGCCGCCGCCGGAGACAAGGATCATGGGCGGCCGTGTCGACACGGGGGAAAGCAACCGGAGCATGGCGGATTCGGCAAGCGTTTTGGGAGGCGCAATCCCGCGGCGCGCGGGACTGGCGTGCGGTTCTCAGAAACTGATACAACGCAAAAAGGCCGGCGGGCGCCGGCCTCGACGAAAAAGTGGTCGGGGAGATGCGATTTGAACGCACGACCCCTTGGTCCCGAACCAAGTGCGCTACCAGGCTGCGCTACTCCCCGACTCCGCGTACGTGCAATAAAGTCCCGGCCGGACGGGACCCGGCCGAGACATCAAACATCACAGATTATCGGCGCAAAAACAACGGGTTTTCGCTGTGCCCGGACGTAGCCCACAGCGAAAAGGAGCATCGGAGATGCTCCTTTTCGCTCACGGTGAAAGGATCGGCTATTTGCCGGCCGTGACCTCTGCCGGCGGCTCGTATTCGGGAACTTCGTTAAAGATCGGCGGGATGGTGCGCAGGTAGGCGTAGACCGCCTTGATGTCCTCGTCGGTCAGGTGACGGTAGTTCTGCCAGGGCATCGGCGGCATGATCGGCCGCGCCACGCCCCAGTGGCGTCCGGTGCGGATCGCGTTGACGAAGATCTCCTCGGTCCAGATGCCGATTCCGGTGAGCGAATCAGGTGTCAGATTCTTCGTGTATGTGGTGCCCCACGGTCCGGACCACGCGGTGAAAGTCGGCGCCACGGCGATGGCCCACGCGTCCGTCGGCGCGGAGCGCTTCGGCATCTTCAGGTCCGACGGATGCCCCGACAGCATGCGGCTCGTGTCCGGCTCGGGGCCATTGGGTCCGACCTTCCATGGCGTGTGACAGTCGTTGCAGCCGCCGATGGTGACCAGATACTTCCCGCGCGCGATGACGTCGGCTTTGGCGCCGTCGGCCGCGTTGCTGGCGGTCCCGACGATCGCCATCACCGCCGCCAGGGCCACAATCAATCCCGCCATTGCGCCGAAGACGCGCCGTGTCGGGGTGGGTCTCATCTCCGCTTGCTCACCGGCTCTGTGATCTTGTGCCATGGGGCACCTCCTTCTGACCATCCGAGTGAATCTCCTTCACTCGCTGTCAAGTCTTGGATACGGGACCACCCTGATCCAGTTACAAAAAAAGAGAGCGTCGTTATCCTATTTCTGCGTAGGGCAAAATTCCGGCAACTTTTGGTCCGCCATTCCCGTCATGGAGAGGTTCACATCAAGGAATAACGGGCGCATCCCGCATGGGATGGCGCCCGTTGGTGCGTCTATCGATTTCGTTGTCTAATGGTGTCCGCCGCCGGCCGGCGCGTCCGCCGGGGGTTCATAGTCGGGCACGACATTGTGAAACGGCGGGATGGTCCGCAGGTAGGCGTACATCGCCTTGAGGTCGGCATCGGGCAGTTTTGCGATATTCTCCCAGGGCATCGGCGGCATGATCGGCCGCGACACGCCCCAGTGCTTGCCGGTTCGCAGCGCCTGGATAAACATCTCTTCGGTCCAGATACCCAGGCCGGAGGAATCCGGCGTGAGATTGGCGGAGTATGAGATCCCCCACGGTCCGGCCCAGGCGGTGAAGGTCGCGGTGGTGGCGGCCAGCCACGGCATCTCCAATTTGGGCATGGTGACTTTCAAGTCGGCCGGGTGACCCGAGAGGAACCGCGTGGAATCGGATCGCGGCCCGTTGGCGGTCATGATCCACGGCGTGTGGCAGTCGTTGCAGCCGCCGATGTTGATCAGGTACTTGCCCCGTTCGACCATTGCCTTGGTTTCCTCGGGGCTGCGGTCGGCCTGCGCGGCCACCAGGCCCGCGGCCAGCATGACGGCGGCGCCAAAGGTCAGGGTCAAGCCTGCTCGGATGCCCCAACGATGCCCTCTCGCCTTGATGTGAGCTGTCTGCATCACTGATCTCTCCTCTCCACAGTTGATTGAGGACTGCGCCCACGGGCGCGTTAGCAGGCGTGAATGCTAGTGGCGGCCCAGGCATCCCGCAAGCAGAAAAGCGGACTATTTCCGCCCCGCATGCATGGGGTATTTAAGGGGAATCTAATGCAGCCGCCAGCCGGCCATTGCCCGCAGCAGTTCGAGGTCGGTCATGTCGAAGTTTAACGGGGTGATCGAGACTTTCCCCGCCTTGATGGCGTCGGCGTCGGTGCCGGCGCGACGATCCCAGGTGGGCTCGCCGCCGATCCAGTAGTAGGACCGCCCGGAAAGATCGCGGCGCGCCGAGATGATGTCGGAATAGGTGCGCCGTCCGAGACGGGTCACCTCATAGGCCCGGTATCCTCCGCGCGGCATCCGCGGAAAATTCACATTGAGCAGGGTCGAGGGCGGCATACGCCCGATGATGTTGGCCACCAGCCGCCGGATGAACTTGGCGGCGGAGACAAACGATTTCCCCTCCGGGTCGGCGGCGGTCATCGACGCGGCCACCGCCGGGAGGCCCATGATCGATCCCTCCAGCGCCGCGGCGACGGTGCCGGAGTAGGTCACATCCTCCCCCATGTTGGCGCCGTGGTTGAGCCCGGAGACGATTACATCGGGCCAGCGTGACTTGAGGATCTCGTGAAAGGCGAGCGTGATGCAGTCGGTGGGCGTGCCATCGACGGAATAGACATTGGTGTCGATCTTGCGGATGCGCAGCGGCCGATTCATGGTCAGCGCATGACTGACCGCCGACTGATTCGAGTCGGGCGCGACCACGATCACTTCGCCGAGCGCGCGCATCTCGCGCGCCAGCGTCCGGATGCCGGGCGCATGGACGCCGTCGTCGTTGGAGATGAGTATCCGGGGTTTGCGTTTGGACATGGGTTCTTTGCCATCGGGACGGCGCCGTTGTGCTTCGGCGAATCTCGGGACAAGACCAATACGCCGCTACGGCCGGCTGCGCCAGTACTTTCGCACCAGCCGCAGGAAGCGTTTGGTGTCGGTCCACTTGCGGATCGAGGACTTCTGGCCCGCGTAGATGGTCGTGATCGGGACCTCCCCGATCGTCATCCCGGCGCGTCCGGCCAGAATCAGATACTCCGATTCATAATCGTAGTTGGAGGAGGGCGCCGTCACCGTCTGGAGGGCGCGGCGCGAAATCAAACGGTACCCCGATTGCGAGTCGCGCACCGGCACACCGCCCATCTTCGTGATCGCATAGGAAGTCAGCCAGTTGGTCAGATGTCGGTCCCACGGCATCCCGCCGACGTTGAAATCGCGCGTGCCGATGATGATGTCGGTCCGGTCCTGCTCGAACCTGGCGACAAAGTCCGGCAGGAAGGCCGGGTCGTGCTGCAGGTCGGCATCGAGTTGAATTACGGCGTCGACGCCGCGCCGCAGCGCCTCGGCGAAGGCGGTTTTGAGCGCCTCTCCCTTGCCGCGGTTGGCCGGATGGACAATCACCTCGGCCCCTGCCGCGCGGGCCAGGTCCGCGGTGCCATCGGTTGAGCCGTCATCAATGACCAGCGCCGGCGTGCCCGGCAGGATTGCGCGGATGCGCCGGACCAATTCGGCAATGGTGCCGGCGGCGTTGAACGCGGGAGTGACCACCAGGTAGCGCATCGGGGACAGAAAAACGCGGACCGTTGTCCGCCGAAACAATCGGGGCGACCCATGGGGTCGCCCTGTCAGGATCAGATCGTTGGTCGGGGCGAGCCGATTCGAACGGCCGACCTCTTGCACCCCAAGCAAGTGCGCTAACCAGGCTGCGCTACGCCCCGAACTGAAAACGTGTGCGGCATTGCGACTCAGTGAGCCGGCATCTGAAATCTCGCATTGCAGGTAGGGGCGTATTGCATACGCCAGCCGCCTTGCGGCCGGCGCGCGACCAGGGCGTATGCAACACGCCCTGCGCGACCGCCAATCGTCCCTTCAAGATGCCCTCTGTCGGCAGCAGGTTTTGCGACATACGCCGAAACCTGCTGGTCTAACCCCTTTCCCAGGATGCCGCTATGGCATCAACGAAACGATCGCTTCCAGTTCGCGCCGGAGATCACCGAGGAATTTCTTC
This is a stretch of genomic DNA from bacterium. It encodes these proteins:
- a CDS encoding adenine phosphoribosyltransferase; translation: MTFDFLKASIRDIPDYPKPGIVFKDITTLLKDKRAFAMAQQALVDRFRGQPPDLVAAIEARGFIFGGALALALGCGFVPMRKPGKLPWATLSESYALEYGTDSLHMHNDAVLTGQRVVLIDDLLATGGTLAAAAKLVEQAGGIVSGIGVVIELAFLDGRHRLRDYDVYSVISYDSE
- a CDS encoding acylphosphatase yields the protein MPRLTVRIDGRVQGVGYRYFVQKRALEHNLRGWVKNRSDGTVEIEAVGPRPSLEEFLHYVRVGPPAANVAHADVRWADDEPAYNTFDVRF
- a CDS encoding TIGR00725 family protein; translation: MILVSGGGEADSAALALAEEVGRELAAAGAVILTGGLGGVMEAASRGGKAAGGTTVAVVPGIDTRVANRHVDYAIASGMTHGRNVILVHTADAVIALPGSYGTLSEVALALVMGKPVVSVRSWRPDDRVRVAADAKSAVHMALEALQPA
- a CDS encoding c-type cytochrome, with the translated sequence MRPTPTRRVFGAMAGLIVALAAVMAIVGTASNAADGAKADVIARGKYLVTIGGCNDCHTPWKVGPNGPEPDTSRMLSGHPSDLKMPKRSAPTDAWAIAVAPTFTAWSGPWGTTYTKNLTPDSLTGIGIWTEEIFVNAIRTGRHWGVARPIMPPMPWQNYRHLTDEDIKAVYAYLRTIPPIFNEVPEYEPPAEVTAGK
- a CDS encoding diheme cytochrome c-553, encoding MTLTFGAAVMLAAGLVAAQADRSPEETKAMVERGKYLINIGGCNDCHTPWIMTANGPRSDSTRFLSGHPADLKVTMPKLEMPWLAATTATFTAWAGPWGISYSANLTPDSSGLGIWTEEMFIQALRTGKHWGVSRPIMPPMPWENIAKLPDADLKAMYAYLRTIPPFHNVVPDYEPPADAPAGGGHH
- the surE gene encoding 5'/3'-nucleotidase SurE; the encoded protein is MSKRKPRILISNDDGVHAPGIRTLAREMRALGEVIVVAPDSNQSAVSHALTMNRPLRIRKIDTNVYSVDGTPTDCITLAFHEILKSRWPDVIVSGLNHGANMGEDVTYSGTVAAALEGSIMGLPAVAASMTAADPEGKSFVSAAKFIRRLVANIIGRMPPSTLLNVNFPRMPRGGYRAYEVTRLGRRTYSDIISARRDLSGRSYYWIGGEPTWDRRAGTDADAIKAGKVSITPLNFDMTDLELLRAMAGWRLH
- a CDS encoding glycosyltransferase family 2 protein; this encodes MRYLVVTPAFNAAGTIAELVRRIRAILPGTPALVIDDGSTDGTADLARAAGAEVIVHPANRGKGEALKTAFAEALRRGVDAVIQLDADLQHDPAFLPDFVARFEQDRTDIIIGTRDFNVGGMPWDRHLTNWLTSYAITKMGGVPVRDSQSGYRLISRRALQTVTAPSSNYDYESEYLILAGRAGMTIGEVPITTIYAGQKSSIRKWTDTKRFLRLVRKYWRSRP